A region from the Aegilops tauschii subsp. strangulata cultivar AL8/78 chromosome 5, Aet v6.0, whole genome shotgun sequence genome encodes:
- the LOC109778457 gene encoding glutathione transferase GST 23, which translates to MAEKGVKVFGMWASPMAIRVEWALRLKGVGYEYVDEDLASKSDALLRHNPVTKKVPVLVHDGKPIAESTIIVEYIDEAWKDGYPIMPADPYDRAQARFWARFADDKCNAAIFPVFTATGEAQREVVREAQRCLKTLEKALEGKKFFGGDAVGYLDVVVGWYAYWLPIIEEVSGADVVTDEELPLMKAWFGRFLAVDVVKETLPPRDKLLALNKARREQLSA; encoded by the exons ATGGCGGAGAAGGGAGTGAAGGTGTTTGGCATGTGGGCGAGCCCGATGGCCATCCGGGTGGAGTGGGCGCTCCGGCTGAAGGGCGTCGGGTACGAGTACGTCGACGAGGACCTCGCCAGCAAGAGCGACGCGCTGCTCCGCCACAACCCGGTGACCAAGAAGGTGCCGGTGCTGGTCCACGACGGCAAGCCGATCGCCGAGTCCACCATCATCGTCGAGTACATCGACGAGGCGTGGAAGGACGGCTACCCCATCATGCCGGCCGACCCCTACGACCGGGCTCAGGCGAGGTTCTGGGCCAGGTTCGCCGACGACAAG TGCAACGCCGCCATCTTCCCGGTCTTCACGGCGACCGGCGAGGCGCAGCGCGAGGTGGTGCGCGAGGCCCAGCGGTGCCTGAAGACGCTGGAGAAGGCCCTGGAGGGGAAGAAGTTCTTCGGGGGCGACGCCGTCGGCTACCTCGACGTCGTGGTTGGGTGGTACGCGTATTGGCTGCCCATCATCGAGGAGGTCTCCGGCGCCGACGTGGTCACCGACGAGGAGCTGCCTCTGATGAAGGCCTGGTTCGGCCGGTTCCTGGCCGTCGACGTGGTGAAGGAGACCCTGCCCCCGAGGGACAAGCTCCTGGCGCTCAACAAGGCTCGCCGTGAGCAGCTCTCGGCGTAG